The genomic region aggagctGAGTAACGTAaatgaaaggctgagaaggaaaaggaccaagAAAAACAGCAGTtatccttcctgaaatatcttctctttaatccaaataaagattcagttcacagcatccagatgaaggaattttacttggagAGGAGGTTAGCTCACATCCATATGGAAGCAGTTTGGAACATCAAGATGAAGATATATTACTTCGAGATGAGGGTAGCTCACATCCACAAAAAAAACAGTTTGGAAACTCAAGATGGAAACTTACTTCTAGATGACGGCAGCTCACAGCATGGACAGATTTATTCACCTTCAGGGACACgtgcagaaattgaagtaaatgaagtagaaggaaaAAAGGATGAGaaagttacaaacaagttacagtatggGGACCCAGATTCATGGCCCAGATGTGATGACAGTGTGCGGCAAGTTCTCATGGAAGATGGACCCGAACAAGTTCATTCatttcccttccctaaggatggaaataaaagaaaattatctgctcagcattacaagaggaaactcattaatggggaagaaattcatcGAAACTGGTTACAGTATTCAGTGTCGAAGgactctgtgttttgcttttgctgcaagttgtttagaaatcaagcaattggtaCATCATTTACTGAAAATGGTTCGAAGGACTGGAAAAACATCTTCAATTTTCTCTTCACATAAAAGAAGTACAGAACATCttgaatgttttcaaaattggaaagaacttgaattacgattgaaaaaaggaaaaactatcgATGAAGAAAATCTATGtgtgatcaaggaaaaagaagaatatcagcaacaaatattagagcatctgattgctttagtgagagttcttggtgggcaaaatttagcattccGCTGCCGCtgtagaaatgaaaaattatacactgaaggtaatggaaactttttaaaatttgttgaatacctagctttgtttgatccagtcatgaaggagcatctacgtaaaataactgatcatgaaacacaggttcattacttaggaaaaaatatgcagaatgaactgattcaaatcctagcaaatgccattaaaaagaaaattgtagaagctgcccattctgcataatacttttcaataatattggactgtacaccagatgtgagtcatgttgaacaaatgaTGATGATTTgttttgtggatatggaaaagtctgcagatgaagataatgttgaagtgctcataaaggaacattttgGGGGTTTCGTACCACTGAAGGCAACGACTGGAGCATTTATCACTCaaactattctacaagagcttgaaacaatgtcattatctgttgaCAACTTACAtggccaaggctatgataatgggagtaatatgaAGGGTAAAGGCAAAGATGTGCAAAGaaaaatgatggaaatcaatcctagggCCTGTTTTGTTCTTTGCAGTGCAcattctctgaatttggttgtcaatgatgctgctagatgctctttggaggcaagcagtttctttgacctggtgcaaCGTGTTTATGTGTTTTTCTCCGGCTCAACACACCATTGGGAGATTCTGACTCAccatgtgaattctctaactgtCAAATCGCTTAGtcagacaagatgggagagtcgcactgatgctttgaagcctcttcactatgaacttggaaacatttaagacgccctaattgaaatttctgatgatactacctttactggatcatctggcaatatggcacgttcagatgcagaagctcttgcaaatgtcctttccaagttcaaatttttGACTTCACTCATTTTATGGTATAATATCCTTTTAGAGATTAACCTCACCagtaagcagcttcaggaaaagaacttgaacatacattcCGCTATTCAAAAAttgcagcaaactaaaaatattctggaggaattcagaagtgataAAGAGTTTGAAAGGTTTGGTAGATTCTCTCGAGCTTactgaagaaatagactttccgACAGAATTTGAACTGGAGCCAGTTCGCATTCGGCAAAAGAAACAACAGTTTTCATATGAAGGACAAGGCATacccattcagaacccaaaacaaaggttcaaagtgaatttctacttcgcagtccttgatactgctattcactcgatttcaacagatgcagcagctagaatcagtatttggctttctatatgatCTCCACAgattgcaaaagaaaacagcaaaacagataagagaattttgtataaaactggagtcgGCATTGactaatgaaaattcaaaagacattgatgctacagatttgtgtagtgagcttcaggctttttcaagatgacttaagaaacattccactcctgaagaagtactgaagtttgtttgtgaaaataaactcacacacagttttccaaacatttttattgctctacgcattcttttaactttgccagtttccgTAGCTAGTGGGGAACatagcttctcaaagttaaaattgataaaacCGTATCTGTGTTCAACAATGGTGCAAGAAAGACTTGTTGGACTTGCCATAATGTCAATAAAGCATGAAATAGCTGGGAAAATtgatctaaaagaactagtgactgaattttcaaaacttaaagcaagaaaagtcatgttttaagagcacagagtgttttttattcagagtattttgtaaatacaggttaaagttcattgaagagttttcttatttctttctaaattggatgtggtggtaatggcTGTTAAAGCAGAATAGCGTAATGGATATAtttggatttgtaataataaaaattataattaatactgtaatgcatttttatttgaaatcagactgaaatatcatctagctgtcatgtacaaatctattctgaaaatttcatgtttctattttatctgatctcagaaacattggttggagAGATGGAAGGACGGACAAACTGAATAATTaagcttctgtttaaaaaaaaaacttaaaaaaacattaaaaggaaaaaaggggcaaaatgtttcccagtttaccaaaaactTCAGCCCAGATCCGCCCTTGGGGGTAGGTGGTGCTGATTGCATGGTTCGCCTAAGGTGCCAGTTGCTGGCAGCTCATCTAGGGCCGCCCCTGCTGGGGAATGTTGCCTACAACCCGCACATAACCTCAGCAGAAGCAGCACTGCATCCTCAGTGCTCTTGGCTGCAGCTACCCGTGCTGGTAGGGTGTGGTTCTTGGATCTGTACTCACTGACCTTCTAACCCCATCACCCCTTCATGCTGTGTATTCCTCCATGGAGCACAAACTGGATTATGCAAGGTGCATGGACTCCGATGCTGCCTACCTCAGTGTAGTGAAATTCATTGGCCTTTATTGGAGTTGCAGGATTTGGCTCATTGTAGTTGCCATGCAGAAGTGAGAAAAGCTGGTCCTACCTGGTAATTTAAGGCATAGATGGGAGACAACAGTTGCGATGGAACCATGACCAGTTGAATTGTCAGTTGCTAGGCAATATGGATCTTCACCAACTGCCCCTTGTTCCAAAGTCCTTGGGCAAACAttcctttgttttttctctctacCACTGAAATTTGGCTTGGGCATCACACATATAGATCCCCCTCCCCAGGTGTGTAGTGTTTTTATATTGTTAAGATATTATTGATAAGATACATATCTTGTTAAGAGACTTTCACTTCCAGacccattattatttatttgtattgtcctggaccaggatcccagtggaataggcactatacaaacacagatttaaaaaacaaaccctaccCCAAGATGCTTAGGGAAAGttagagtgttttgttttgttttttaaaccaagcTTGAGTAATGTTAGAAATTTTAGATAAGCTTTTCGGAGAGATCACAGAAGGCATTTTAATCAAATAATATTCTGTAAGCTACCTATGAGCTTTTTAGATGGGTCTAATAGTAACATTCTGTTTTAGACAAGAAACCTATGTTCTTTGCAACAAATGTCCTTTAAGTTCTCACATTTTATGCACTGGCAGTTTTGACAAGATCAAGGATTTGAGCCTTGGTTTTTTGGCACTATTTAAATGTAGGTAATTATTACAGCTAGAATAGTTCTATGAATATATACTGCATTAAAAAAAGTTAACCCTCTGGCTACATTTGCTTTTCCAAAATACTCTAGCAAACTAGTTCTGGCATGGATGTTTGCTGACTCCATGCCTTTTTAGTGAATATTGGAAAATATCCAGAGGAAGGAATTATGAATTCATAGAAAACAGGTATGCATCAGAAACCTTTAAAGATTATGGTCATCCAATCGTGGAGCAGAAAAAAATACTATGTGACCTATGTGTCCAATCAATCCTTAAATATTTTTTGAATATAAAATACAAATTGCTTGTAAATAAGCTACAAGcttaggactataacaatgtttaaaagggaactggataaattcatggtagctaagtccataaatggctattagccaggatgggtaagaatggtgtccctagcctctgttcgtcagaggatggagatggatggcaggagagagatcacttgatcattgcctgttaggttcactccctctgggccacttggcattggccactgtcggtagacagatactgggctagatggacctttggtctgacccagtacggccgttcttatgttcttaagccaAGAATTTTTTAATGTTAAGATTTTCTCAAATTTATTCAACGATGAAGCTGCTCACCAACAATTCAGAAGAGGCAAAATTAACTAAATAAATGATTCAACACTAACACTTTGTCCAACTCTAGGAACTATATTCTGCCTAAGTTTTCCCTGCAGTTTCAACTGACCTTTTTGTATTTATGAGACTCCATCTGAAGATTTTAAAGTATTATTAATTAATGTTATTAGACTTCTAAGGCTTGATTCTAAACTCACTCTGGTTTTACACCActctaactccactgacttcagtgaagatcTTCTTGAATTACTCCAGTGTAAATTAGATTAGAATCAGGCATCTTgtattttttgttgctgttgttcgTTCCTAGGGTAAGAAAATATGTAGTTGAAtagtttatttctatttttatctgTAAAAAAGAGATACAGGGTAAATGTTTCAAATGCGCCTGAGTAACTTAGGAGTCTAAGCCCCATTTTCAAATCAAAGacacttttgccagtataagctgcGTCCACATTGGGAGTGCTTTGAGGGTATACCATACAAGTATACCTTCATCAGCAAAGCACTCACAGGcaatatctacactacagagcctatGTCAGTATAGCTATGCCAACATAgcctcctagtgtagatgcagcataTACTGACAGAAGGCCTTAGGTCTTGTCTTCACTTGCAAGCTATAACGGCAAATGCTTCTTGTGGAGACGTAGCTTATATAGCCAAAAGCGTGCTTTTGCCAATACAGCTTATACCCATTTCCTGAATAATAttagctatactggcaaatggacatttttactggtataactgcatctgcaGTAGGGCTTTTGGTGGCATAGCAATGTCTGTCAGGGTATGATTTTTTAACCACACTAGTAacagacatagctatgccagcaaaacttgtaAGCATAGGCCAAGccataggctcctaaatcacttaaacTCATGAAAATTTTACTCACATATTTTAATCTGATTTAGCCAAATTCCGCCCTTGAATTTCTGTGTGTGGTTCTCATTGAAGTTTGGGGAGTCCCCTACGTTAACACAAGGACAAAATCTTTAGAGCTCAAGAAAATACGAGACCTGATTCTGCTCTGATTGGCTTTTCACCATTgttactccactgacttcagagttactcctgatttacaccagcaaagtCAGAATCAGGCTGTTTGTCACTGTGGACACATCTTAAGTTTCACTTCCATGGCAAGCGAACAGAGCCAAATACTCTGTTTACGTGaggatttgtttgcttttttattagGAATTCTGCTTATAAGAAAGACACCCACCTAGATACAATGGGTGACGCAGAGAAAAAGCGCCTGATTGAACTGAATATGACAAGGGAATCCTTGTGTATGGTGGAAGGAAAAAGTGACTCAACCTGGCTCAGACCTCAGAGGAGACACTTTCCTCAAAGTAATCGAAGTTCACTAGAGACCTACAGAGAAAAAGAGCCTGAGCTCGACACTGGCAGGAGCTCCTGGACAGCACTCACTCCTCTTCACCACAAGGAGAGGAGGCACTTTCCAGAAAGAAGTAAGTTATATGAATTACAGAGAAGAAACAcctggggccaaattcatccctggtgtagctccattgacctcagtgaacTTAGACCAGAGATTAATTTGACCCACTATGACCAATGGAATATGAGGTTACAGGATAAATGTCTTCAGCCACTTCCTAAACACTGATGGAAAAAGCAGGAGCATTTATCTAATTATGCCAAGGCAAGATAAGGGCCTTGATTCTGACcttgcaccagttttacactgataCGGGTTGAACCTCTGTAATCCAGCACTCTCTGGTCCAGCAACATTCTTGGTcctgcataggcaccgactccatgggtgctccggggctggagcacccacagggaaaaattagtgggtgcggagcctccaccagcaccaagctccctgctctgccccttccctccatgcTTACAAACcgctcctcttccctcccagcgcttccagAGTGAcgcaaacagctgatttgcagcGTTCAAGCTCAGGAAGGGAGTGGGAGGACCTGGGctagcagctgggaccccgggtGAGGGGCCAGTGGCTTGGACCTGGGGCCAGCATTGGAGCCCCCAGGCGGGGGGCTACTCTGGGAGCAAagtctgggggtgctgcagcatcccctgcacccctaTTTCCCGTGCCTATGGAGAACCCCTGGCACTCTGCATTGACCTCCTGTGGTATGGTACCGGCCAGGTCCCAAGGGTGCTGgactagagaggttcaacctgtcTAATTACACTTACTGAAATGGAGTTACTTCTTATTTACAGCAGCAtgaaatgagaatcagacccaagaAATTTATTTCTGAGCAGGAGGGTGTTATCCAATGAGAAACTTTATTACATAATTTTATTTATAGGATATCATAAGCCCCTGATTTCCACAGCACTTCattggcctttaaaaaaaaaaaaagccatagtaaggtgaccagatgtcctgattttattgaaCAGCcaaatattcagggctttgtcttatacagcctccacccccatcctgatttttcacacttgctgtctggtcaccctaagccacAGGTAGAAGATTTGTATACCAAATTTAAATTCAAGTTGTGTTTTTGAAAAAGCAAAGCTACTTACTGTctttgggctaaattctgcctcaGCTTGCATGGGTGTCAGTCAGACAGACCAGAATCTGAcatgggtgctggaacaatttgtatagtggaggtgctgagagccattggaccagattgtaaaccctgtatacaatggaagccacttcaagccagggagtgctgcaacacacacaccccacccatccCCGCCGCACTCCTAGATCCAGCACCTATGGAATCAGGCCCTGTGCGTGTAAACGGTATCATACTTTGCTCTTC from Mauremys mutica isolate MM-2020 ecotype Southern chromosome 3, ASM2049712v1, whole genome shotgun sequence harbors:
- the SPATA45 gene encoding LOW QUALITY PROTEIN: spermatogenesis-associated protein 45 (The sequence of the model RefSeq protein was modified relative to this genomic sequence to represent the inferred CDS: deleted 2 bases in 1 codon), which translates into the protein MLRSRNSAYKKDTHLDTMGDAEKKRLIELNMTRESLCMVEGKSDSTWLRPQRRHFPQSNRSSLETYREKEPELDTGRSSWTALTPLHHKERRHFPERRFLLSHCLRLPLTKPQRLLSCMPPDCR